Proteins encoded together in one Nymphalis io chromosome 24, ilAglIoxx1.1, whole genome shotgun sequence window:
- the LOC126777865 gene encoding uncharacterized protein LOC126777865 isoform X2: MSSVTGASMLRTRRKDVNVKPNRKLDRKSSRGMLYENEELRLRTININAEVERGQSDIKKLKRENEQLKREISALRYEYDRLDRMLRERRSSPEHSDQSQADPYESEYPDYPPDNIEPAEHSDSASVCSACPECASADGSVRAVAFHDLSVVPEEGEQENKSGAATPCTCDECQKDAKRDEESKQINKKETFITKETTQSLLNAQTPPNTTDNSSDRTVDVLVHDAPNMPRFFQSVTSTPFHVTGPPPPGFVIAPYQPPRFHTGGNVEDLLGDVQSATTIQTTYIQQNSIFMCNTRNIVQNKCCCQNRDSNAKTEVCQEQTPKCYVTEKNIELTYDYPRTTPIPSSPSQKSGDEIKSTTTEVASTVVFVEKKMPVKPKKFDFFFRSRSAPVGENEEPIYATVNKLPKKLRRMELANLEKEVAYKSELESSTRTEITLKTDTESQAPPLDDDTSRSEREKSTIPQRQESPKAKKRKRFSLTFKKRERKRREKKAEVKNGVKNGVPVQVESDNERLIEEQDPKHKHCTRHRPMPRSAMASSNYSPRYKRDSYQEMTTSHSEHERTNSMCSSVNSLGSACTHKSRKLSVAPQDGSIPWCGCWGAGCV; encoded by the exons ATGTCGAGCGTGACGGGAGCGAGCATGTTGCGCACGCGCAGGAAAGATGTCAACGTCAAACCGAACCGGAA gttGGATCGGAAGTCGTCGCGGGGTATGCTATACGAGAACGAAGAGCTGCGCCTACGCACCATCAACATAAACGCCGAAGTTGAAAGAg GTCAATCAGATATAAAGAAGCTGAAGCGAGAGAACGAACAACTCAAGCGTGAAATATCAGCGCTTCGCTACGAATATGATAGACTTGATAGAATGCTACGGGAACGTCGCTCATCACCGGAACATTCGGAC CAGTCACAGGCCGATCCTTACGAATCAGAATACCCTGAT TATCCTCCTGATAATATTGAGCCAGCTGAGCATAGT GACAGCGCGTCAGTGTGCAGCGCGTGTCCGGAGTGCGCAAGCGCAGACGGTTCTGTTCGAGCTGTTGCCTTTCATGATCTCAGCGTCGTACCAGAGGAGGGGGAGCAAGAAAACAAG AGTGGTGCCGCAACGCCATGCACTTGCGACGAGTGCCAAAAAGATGCTAAACGAGATGAAGagagcaaacaaataaataaaaaagaaacatttataaCTAAAGAAACAACGCAATCCCTACTTAATGCGCAAACGCCACCAAATACGACAGACAATAGCTCTGATCGAACTGTCGACGTACTTGTACATGATGCTCCGAATATGCCGAGATTTTTCCAGTCAGTGACTTCGACGCCCTTTCATGTGACTGGACCACCTCCTCCGGGATTTGTAATAGCTCCTTACCAACCCCCTCGCTTCCATACAGGCGGTAATGTAGAAGATTTATTGGGAGATGTCCAATCTGCAACTACAATACAAACTACATACATTCAACAAAACTCAATATTCATGTGTAACACGAGAAACATTGTACAAAATAAGTGTTGTTGTCAGAATCGCGATTCAAACGCAAAGACTGAAGTTTGTCAAGAACAAACGCCTAAATGTTACGTCACAGAAAAGAACATTGAATTAACTTACGATTATCCTAGAACGACACCCATTCCAAGTAGTCCTAGCCAAAAATCGGGAGATGAAATTAAATCAACCACCACCGAGGTTGCAAGCACAGTTGTTTTCGTTGAAAAGAAGATGCCAGTGAAGCCAAAGAAATTCGATTTCTTTTTTAGATCGCGCTCTGCACCGGTCGGAGAAAACGAAGAACCAATATATGCAACGGTTAATAAACTGCCAAAGAAGTTAAGAAGAATGGAACTGGCAAATCTTGAAAAGGAGGTGGCATATAAAAGTGAACTAGAGTCTTCCACACGGACGGAGATTACCCTGAAAACTGATACAGAATCGCAAGCCCCACCATTAGATGACGATACAAGCCGGTCAGAAAGAGAAAAGTCAACGATACCACAAAGACAAGAGTCACCGAAGGCAAAAAAGCGAAAGCGATTTTCACTAACATTCAAAAAACGAGAAAGAAAAAGACGAGAGAAGAAAGCTGAAGTCAAGAACGGAGTGAAAAATGGTGTACCAGTTCAAGTGGAGAGTGATAATGAAAGGCTGATAGAGGAACAGGATCCCAAGCACAAGCACTGCACACGGCATCGACCGATGCCGCGTAGTGCGATGGCGTCTTCGAACTATAGCCCGCGTTATAAGCGGGATAGCTATCAG GAGATGACGACGTCACATTCAGAACACGAACGCACGAACAGTATGTGCTCGTCTGTAAACTCACTGGGATCAGCGTGCACACACAAATCCAGGAAACTATCAGTTGCACCTCAAGACGGCTCCATACCTTGGTGCGGTTGCTGGGGAGCTGGGTGTGTTTAA
- the LOC126777865 gene encoding uncharacterized protein LOC126777865 isoform X3, giving the protein MIDLIECYGNVAHHRNIRTSHRPILTNQNTLIILLIILSQLSIVASVCSACPECASADGSVRAVAFHDLSVVPEEGEQENKSGAATPCTCDECQKDAKRDEESKQINKKETFITKETTQSLLNAQTPPNTTDNSSDRTVDVLVHDAPNMPRFFQSVTSTPFHVTGPPPPGFVIAPYQPPRFHTGGNVEDLLGDVQSATTIQTTYIQQNSIFMCNTRNIVQNKCCCQNRDSNAKTEVCQEQTPKCYVTEKNIELTYDYPRTTPIPSSPSQKSGDEIKSTTTEVASTVVFVEKKMPVKPKKFDFFFRSRSAPVGENEEPIYATVNKLPKKLRRMELANLEKEVAYKSELESSTRTEITLKTDTESQAPPLDDDTSRSEREKSTIPQRQESPKAKKRKRFSLTFKKRERKRREKKAEVKNGVKNGVPVQVESDNERLIEEQDPKHKHCTRHRPMPRSAMASSNYSPRYKRDSYQEMTTSHSEHERTNSMCSSVNSLGSACTHKSRKLSVAPQDGSIPWCGCWGAGCV; this is encoded by the exons ATGATAGACTTGATAGAATGCTACGGGAACGTCGCTCATCACCGGAACATTCGGAC CAGTCACAGGCCGATCCTTACGAATCAGAATACCCTGAT TATCCTCCTGATAATATTGAGCCAGCTGAGCATAGT CGCGTCAGTGTGCAGCGCGTGTCCGGAGTGCGCAAGCGCAGACGGTTCTGTTCGAGCTGTTGCCTTTCATGATCTCAGCGTCGTACCAGAGGAGGGGGAGCAAGAAAACAAG AGTGGTGCCGCAACGCCATGCACTTGCGACGAGTGCCAAAAAGATGCTAAACGAGATGAAGagagcaaacaaataaataaaaaagaaacatttataaCTAAAGAAACAACGCAATCCCTACTTAATGCGCAAACGCCACCAAATACGACAGACAATAGCTCTGATCGAACTGTCGACGTACTTGTACATGATGCTCCGAATATGCCGAGATTTTTCCAGTCAGTGACTTCGACGCCCTTTCATGTGACTGGACCACCTCCTCCGGGATTTGTAATAGCTCCTTACCAACCCCCTCGCTTCCATACAGGCGGTAATGTAGAAGATTTATTGGGAGATGTCCAATCTGCAACTACAATACAAACTACATACATTCAACAAAACTCAATATTCATGTGTAACACGAGAAACATTGTACAAAATAAGTGTTGTTGTCAGAATCGCGATTCAAACGCAAAGACTGAAGTTTGTCAAGAACAAACGCCTAAATGTTACGTCACAGAAAAGAACATTGAATTAACTTACGATTATCCTAGAACGACACCCATTCCAAGTAGTCCTAGCCAAAAATCGGGAGATGAAATTAAATCAACCACCACCGAGGTTGCAAGCACAGTTGTTTTCGTTGAAAAGAAGATGCCAGTGAAGCCAAAGAAATTCGATTTCTTTTTTAGATCGCGCTCTGCACCGGTCGGAGAAAACGAAGAACCAATATATGCAACGGTTAATAAACTGCCAAAGAAGTTAAGAAGAATGGAACTGGCAAATCTTGAAAAGGAGGTGGCATATAAAAGTGAACTAGAGTCTTCCACACGGACGGAGATTACCCTGAAAACTGATACAGAATCGCAAGCCCCACCATTAGATGACGATACAAGCCGGTCAGAAAGAGAAAAGTCAACGATACCACAAAGACAAGAGTCACCGAAGGCAAAAAAGCGAAAGCGATTTTCACTAACATTCAAAAAACGAGAAAGAAAAAGACGAGAGAAGAAAGCTGAAGTCAAGAACGGAGTGAAAAATGGTGTACCAGTTCAAGTGGAGAGTGATAATGAAAGGCTGATAGAGGAACAGGATCCCAAGCACAAGCACTGCACACGGCATCGACCGATGCCGCGTAGTGCGATGGCGTCTTCGAACTATAGCCCGCGTTATAAGCGGGATAGCTATCAG GAGATGACGACGTCACATTCAGAACACGAACGCACGAACAGTATGTGCTCGTCTGTAAACTCACTGGGATCAGCGTGCACACACAAATCCAGGAAACTATCAGTTGCACCTCAAGACGGCTCCATACCTTGGTGCGGTTGCTGGGGAGCTGGGTGTGTTTAA
- the LOC126777865 gene encoding uncharacterized protein LOC126777865 isoform X4 — MIDLIECYGNVAHHRNIRTSHRPILTNQNTLIASVCSACPECASADGSVRAVAFHDLSVVPEEGEQENKSGAATPCTCDECQKDAKRDEESKQINKKETFITKETTQSLLNAQTPPNTTDNSSDRTVDVLVHDAPNMPRFFQSVTSTPFHVTGPPPPGFVIAPYQPPRFHTGGNVEDLLGDVQSATTIQTTYIQQNSIFMCNTRNIVQNKCCCQNRDSNAKTEVCQEQTPKCYVTEKNIELTYDYPRTTPIPSSPSQKSGDEIKSTTTEVASTVVFVEKKMPVKPKKFDFFFRSRSAPVGENEEPIYATVNKLPKKLRRMELANLEKEVAYKSELESSTRTEITLKTDTESQAPPLDDDTSRSEREKSTIPQRQESPKAKKRKRFSLTFKKRERKRREKKAEVKNGVKNGVPVQVESDNERLIEEQDPKHKHCTRHRPMPRSAMASSNYSPRYKRDSYQEMTTSHSEHERTNSMCSSVNSLGSACTHKSRKLSVAPQDGSIPWCGCWGAGCV; from the exons ATGATAGACTTGATAGAATGCTACGGGAACGTCGCTCATCACCGGAACATTCGGAC CAGTCACAGGCCGATCCTTACGAATCAGAATACCCTGAT CGCGTCAGTGTGCAGCGCGTGTCCGGAGTGCGCAAGCGCAGACGGTTCTGTTCGAGCTGTTGCCTTTCATGATCTCAGCGTCGTACCAGAGGAGGGGGAGCAAGAAAACAAG AGTGGTGCCGCAACGCCATGCACTTGCGACGAGTGCCAAAAAGATGCTAAACGAGATGAAGagagcaaacaaataaataaaaaagaaacatttataaCTAAAGAAACAACGCAATCCCTACTTAATGCGCAAACGCCACCAAATACGACAGACAATAGCTCTGATCGAACTGTCGACGTACTTGTACATGATGCTCCGAATATGCCGAGATTTTTCCAGTCAGTGACTTCGACGCCCTTTCATGTGACTGGACCACCTCCTCCGGGATTTGTAATAGCTCCTTACCAACCCCCTCGCTTCCATACAGGCGGTAATGTAGAAGATTTATTGGGAGATGTCCAATCTGCAACTACAATACAAACTACATACATTCAACAAAACTCAATATTCATGTGTAACACGAGAAACATTGTACAAAATAAGTGTTGTTGTCAGAATCGCGATTCAAACGCAAAGACTGAAGTTTGTCAAGAACAAACGCCTAAATGTTACGTCACAGAAAAGAACATTGAATTAACTTACGATTATCCTAGAACGACACCCATTCCAAGTAGTCCTAGCCAAAAATCGGGAGATGAAATTAAATCAACCACCACCGAGGTTGCAAGCACAGTTGTTTTCGTTGAAAAGAAGATGCCAGTGAAGCCAAAGAAATTCGATTTCTTTTTTAGATCGCGCTCTGCACCGGTCGGAGAAAACGAAGAACCAATATATGCAACGGTTAATAAACTGCCAAAGAAGTTAAGAAGAATGGAACTGGCAAATCTTGAAAAGGAGGTGGCATATAAAAGTGAACTAGAGTCTTCCACACGGACGGAGATTACCCTGAAAACTGATACAGAATCGCAAGCCCCACCATTAGATGACGATACAAGCCGGTCAGAAAGAGAAAAGTCAACGATACCACAAAGACAAGAGTCACCGAAGGCAAAAAAGCGAAAGCGATTTTCACTAACATTCAAAAAACGAGAAAGAAAAAGACGAGAGAAGAAAGCTGAAGTCAAGAACGGAGTGAAAAATGGTGTACCAGTTCAAGTGGAGAGTGATAATGAAAGGCTGATAGAGGAACAGGATCCCAAGCACAAGCACTGCACACGGCATCGACCGATGCCGCGTAGTGCGATGGCGTCTTCGAACTATAGCCCGCGTTATAAGCGGGATAGCTATCAG GAGATGACGACGTCACATTCAGAACACGAACGCACGAACAGTATGTGCTCGTCTGTAAACTCACTGGGATCAGCGTGCACACACAAATCCAGGAAACTATCAGTTGCACCTCAAGACGGCTCCATACCTTGGTGCGGTTGCTGGGGAGCTGGGTGTGTTTAA
- the LOC126777865 gene encoding uncharacterized protein LOC126777865 isoform X1, producing the protein MCNADIARYQPALRTPRSLPVLIDVWRGGNMSSVTGASMLRTRRKDVNVKPNRKLDRKSSRGMLYENEELRLRTININAEVERGQSDIKKLKRENEQLKREISALRYEYDRLDRMLRERRSSPEHSDQSQADPYESEYPDYPPDNIEPAEHSDSASVCSACPECASADGSVRAVAFHDLSVVPEEGEQENKSGAATPCTCDECQKDAKRDEESKQINKKETFITKETTQSLLNAQTPPNTTDNSSDRTVDVLVHDAPNMPRFFQSVTSTPFHVTGPPPPGFVIAPYQPPRFHTGGNVEDLLGDVQSATTIQTTYIQQNSIFMCNTRNIVQNKCCCQNRDSNAKTEVCQEQTPKCYVTEKNIELTYDYPRTTPIPSSPSQKSGDEIKSTTTEVASTVVFVEKKMPVKPKKFDFFFRSRSAPVGENEEPIYATVNKLPKKLRRMELANLEKEVAYKSELESSTRTEITLKTDTESQAPPLDDDTSRSEREKSTIPQRQESPKAKKRKRFSLTFKKRERKRREKKAEVKNGVKNGVPVQVESDNERLIEEQDPKHKHCTRHRPMPRSAMASSNYSPRYKRDSYQEMTTSHSEHERTNSMCSSVNSLGSACTHKSRKLSVAPQDGSIPWCGCWGAGCV; encoded by the exons GTGTTAATCGACGTATGGAGGGGCGGCAACATGTCGAGCGTGACGGGAGCGAGCATGTTGCGCACGCGCAGGAAAGATGTCAACGTCAAACCGAACCGGAA gttGGATCGGAAGTCGTCGCGGGGTATGCTATACGAGAACGAAGAGCTGCGCCTACGCACCATCAACATAAACGCCGAAGTTGAAAGAg GTCAATCAGATATAAAGAAGCTGAAGCGAGAGAACGAACAACTCAAGCGTGAAATATCAGCGCTTCGCTACGAATATGATAGACTTGATAGAATGCTACGGGAACGTCGCTCATCACCGGAACATTCGGAC CAGTCACAGGCCGATCCTTACGAATCAGAATACCCTGAT TATCCTCCTGATAATATTGAGCCAGCTGAGCATAGT GACAGCGCGTCAGTGTGCAGCGCGTGTCCGGAGTGCGCAAGCGCAGACGGTTCTGTTCGAGCTGTTGCCTTTCATGATCTCAGCGTCGTACCAGAGGAGGGGGAGCAAGAAAACAAG AGTGGTGCCGCAACGCCATGCACTTGCGACGAGTGCCAAAAAGATGCTAAACGAGATGAAGagagcaaacaaataaataaaaaagaaacatttataaCTAAAGAAACAACGCAATCCCTACTTAATGCGCAAACGCCACCAAATACGACAGACAATAGCTCTGATCGAACTGTCGACGTACTTGTACATGATGCTCCGAATATGCCGAGATTTTTCCAGTCAGTGACTTCGACGCCCTTTCATGTGACTGGACCACCTCCTCCGGGATTTGTAATAGCTCCTTACCAACCCCCTCGCTTCCATACAGGCGGTAATGTAGAAGATTTATTGGGAGATGTCCAATCTGCAACTACAATACAAACTACATACATTCAACAAAACTCAATATTCATGTGTAACACGAGAAACATTGTACAAAATAAGTGTTGTTGTCAGAATCGCGATTCAAACGCAAAGACTGAAGTTTGTCAAGAACAAACGCCTAAATGTTACGTCACAGAAAAGAACATTGAATTAACTTACGATTATCCTAGAACGACACCCATTCCAAGTAGTCCTAGCCAAAAATCGGGAGATGAAATTAAATCAACCACCACCGAGGTTGCAAGCACAGTTGTTTTCGTTGAAAAGAAGATGCCAGTGAAGCCAAAGAAATTCGATTTCTTTTTTAGATCGCGCTCTGCACCGGTCGGAGAAAACGAAGAACCAATATATGCAACGGTTAATAAACTGCCAAAGAAGTTAAGAAGAATGGAACTGGCAAATCTTGAAAAGGAGGTGGCATATAAAAGTGAACTAGAGTCTTCCACACGGACGGAGATTACCCTGAAAACTGATACAGAATCGCAAGCCCCACCATTAGATGACGATACAAGCCGGTCAGAAAGAGAAAAGTCAACGATACCACAAAGACAAGAGTCACCGAAGGCAAAAAAGCGAAAGCGATTTTCACTAACATTCAAAAAACGAGAAAGAAAAAGACGAGAGAAGAAAGCTGAAGTCAAGAACGGAGTGAAAAATGGTGTACCAGTTCAAGTGGAGAGTGATAATGAAAGGCTGATAGAGGAACAGGATCCCAAGCACAAGCACTGCACACGGCATCGACCGATGCCGCGTAGTGCGATGGCGTCTTCGAACTATAGCCCGCGTTATAAGCGGGATAGCTATCAG GAGATGACGACGTCACATTCAGAACACGAACGCACGAACAGTATGTGCTCGTCTGTAAACTCACTGGGATCAGCGTGCACACACAAATCCAGGAAACTATCAGTTGCACCTCAAGACGGCTCCATACCTTGGTGCGGTTGCTGGGGAGCTGGGTGTGTTTAA